TGATCCTTACTTGATGATATCTAAGGCTTACTTAATGAACAAGACTATATTAGGTGCTACCATGCTATCTATGTTCCCTGTGAATTGGgtgtatcttttcttcttctttgctaATTCTTCATTCCTTCTGAAAAGGGGGTAATAAACAACATCGTTTGTTTTTTAACTGTAATTTGTATTGAATTAATTTCTTAATTGATTTTAGGGTCTAAGGGCATAGTAAATTGCTTctcatttataatttatttagtttCAGTTTCTTATGATTTTATTCCTTGGCCATTTTTTCTGAACAAAATAATGTCAGTAGTTAGCGTGTTATGTTAGTGGGGGAGTTGAGACAATATGCTCTGTACCACTCCAACTCTAAATCCACCCCCCCAAACCAACCCATCCACCTCATCGCTCCCAACTTAACTTTGTGATATTTGTGTATGAAAACTTGCAGGTTTCTTTGTCACAATCACTGTATCAGCTGTAATGTTCAAGTCAAATGAAATTGTTAAGAAACAGACTGCTCTAAAGGTACTATGCCCATAGTTTTGCAAGTCATTTAGAATTTTTATTTCCAAATGAAGCGTCTACTTCATAAAAACACGCCAAAACAGTTAGAGAGATTCAGTTCAAGTTCTGTTTTGCAGGGAGATCAGAAAGTTTCTATTCTTCTTGGTGTCGCTTTTTCCTTCATGCTGTATGTGACATGCATTTACTGGTGGTATCGGAATGATGATATTTTACTTCCACTGGCCTTGTTTCCACCAAAAGCAACACCACCTTTCTGGCATGCAATATTCATCATTTTGGTTAATGGTATGGATTCATTGTATATTGTTATCATTTGTTTGCACTAGACCGTTTATTTGCATTATCAGACTTAGTGACATAAATATATGTTAATAGTTTGTGATTGATATAGAAAGCAATCTGCTTAGCAAAAAATTATGCAGTTTTGGGTCAATTGTCAAATACTTGATAAATATACTAGGTGCTTTTAAGTGTCAGCATAATAGAAGGGTTATTTGTTTGATTAATAATGATGaatgacaacctttcctttttgttttcatttcataatttatttctattttgaGAGATTTGTATCATTTAAAGTATATCATGGGTGTGGATGGAGAAGAGTGACATTCTCTTTTGTATTTAGTCAGTTGGATAAGACTAAAACTGAGTATATTTTTTTATACTTCTGTTGCAAAAAGGGTCTTTTGTCTATTCTTGATATTGGTGTTTTTTGTGGCATACAATTATTCTGATTCTGTTGGGGAAAAAAACTGGTTGGTATCCCTGATCATAATATTCATTGGTTTTCAGACATTTTGGTGCGGCAAGCGACAATGGCTTTCAAGTGTTTGTTGCTGCTTTACTACAAAAATGGCAGATGCCATAACTTCCGTCGACAGGTTAGGAGTAGTTCACTTGCTTTTCAAAACAAGTCTGTAATTTTAGAGTATAATTTCCTGCTGCAGCCATCTGAAAGTGTTTTAAACTGTTTTAAGGCTCAAATGTTAACTCTGGTTGAGTACACACTGCTGTTGTATCGTGCTTTCTTGCCAACACCAGTTTGGTACCGATTTTTCTTTAACAAGGACTTTGGAAGCCTCTTCTCATCATTGATCACAGGATTGTATATAACATTCAAGCTAACATCTGCAATTGAGAAAGTAAGCTTTCATTCTTTAAAATTGGCTTTCCTACTTATGCTGTATATAAAGATGTTTGTGCATGACTAATGACCCTAaaatttttccattttctttaacCTTTTATATGTTTATTAGGTCCAATGTTTCATTCGTGCTTTAAAAGCGATGTCAAGAAAGGAAGTTCATTATGGGGTTTATGCCACAACAGAACAGGTAATTATTCTGAAAATGATTGAATCTGGTTATGAATAATTGCAATTATTATTGATGCCGTTTTGTTGCTTGGACATTGCAGCTTTCTTACATTTATTAATGCATGTAAAatctacaaaaatatttaaaattggaTATACAAATTTCTTACATTTATTAAGCCATGTAAAatctacaaaaatatttaaaattggaTTTACAAATTTTAGATGCAAAAGGTAAGGGACCTGTGTCCCTCCtt
Above is a genomic segment from Vicia villosa cultivar HV-30 ecotype Madison, WI unplaced genomic scaffold, Vvil1.0 ctg.000282F_1_1, whole genome shotgun sequence containing:
- the LOC131626329 gene encoding uncharacterized protein LOC131626329; protein product: MIPCTSIRLRANSGSGYEEVVIGNGGEGDRVEELSCNEVIGGRGLVLSEEARRAIAEERVPLVSLADVVGGGGGGRGGSSSHSRIDFQRIVKLVEQILPFSLLLLVVLIRQHLQGFFVTITVSAVMFKSNEIVKKQTALKGDQKVSILLGVAFSFMLYVTCIYWWYRNDDILLPLALFPPKATPPFWHAIFIILVNDILVRQATMAFKCLLLLYYKNGRCHNFRRQAQMLTLVEYTLLLYRAFLPTPVWYRFFFNKDFGSLFSSLITGLYITFKLTSAIEKVQCFIRALKAMSRKEVHYGVYATTEQVSAAGDLCAICQEKMHDPILLCCKHMFCEECVSEWFEREWTCPLCRTSVKHADLRTFGDGSTSLFFQLF